From a region of the Chitinophaga caseinilytica genome:
- a CDS encoding RagB/SusD family nutrient uptake outer membrane protein — MKKVIIKIAAFCSMLAGTVSCNKYLDVVPDNIATIEHAFSDRYQAMKFLATCYWGIPKSAGWNENPAMLGAMELIFNRDKRTDGGMRFALGENSASLAITNYWSGTSNMVRSLYAGQRDCNTFLENIDGVRDINKYEKDRMKAEVKLIKAYLNFYLIQYYGPITPLRKNTSLTESTEGIRVYREKIDDCFAYVLQLINEVIASDALPLSIESKGTELGRFTRPVAYFLKAKVLTYWASPLFNGNTDYSGFVNHEGAPFFNQKFEPSRWDSAANACRKAIEICAAAGHRLYKISDYEAVNSKFLSDTTMLINTLRSSVTQRWNPEIIWANSSYPANWNYQITALARVEGGTSTPSGNTGILSVPLSTVEQFYSDKGVPINEDVTFPYSTRYNIRVGDAAHNLFIAQNEKSASMNFDREMRFYSSLGFDRGRWYGNTHLVTTEENTPFPKNRFGEFSSVFNPGEYNATGYWPKKLVSMNTTWRDENSVTEESYPYPEMRFADLLLLCAEALNESKSAPDAEVYRYIDSVRSRAGLKGVVQSWAQYSNQPNKPLSKAGMRQIIQQERRIELAGEGVYMWDSNRWKTSVRDRNRPIQGWNVNGREAEEYYSVTTVYFQRFSFRDYFSPIPQSEMINNPLLIQNPGW; from the coding sequence ATGAAGAAAGTAATTATTAAAATAGCTGCCTTTTGCAGCATGTTGGCGGGAACGGTTTCCTGTAACAAGTACCTCGACGTGGTGCCGGACAATATTGCCACGATCGAACACGCATTTTCGGACCGGTACCAGGCGATGAAATTCCTGGCCACCTGTTACTGGGGCATCCCCAAATCAGCCGGCTGGAACGAAAATCCCGCGATGCTTGGCGCCATGGAGCTGATCTTTAACCGCGACAAGCGTACCGATGGCGGCATGCGGTTCGCGCTCGGAGAAAACAGCGCTTCGCTGGCCATCACCAATTACTGGAGCGGTACCAGCAACATGGTGCGCTCGCTGTATGCAGGACAGCGCGACTGCAATACCTTCCTGGAGAATATCGACGGCGTGCGCGATATCAATAAATATGAGAAAGATCGGATGAAGGCCGAAGTGAAGCTCATAAAGGCATATCTCAATTTTTACCTGATCCAGTACTATGGCCCCATTACGCCGCTACGGAAGAATACTTCCCTGACGGAATCGACGGAAGGGATCCGCGTTTATCGTGAGAAGATCGACGACTGTTTCGCTTATGTGCTGCAGCTGATCAATGAAGTGATCGCATCGGATGCACTACCGCTCAGTATCGAGAGCAAAGGCACCGAGCTGGGACGCTTTACCCGTCCGGTGGCTTACTTCCTCAAGGCCAAGGTGCTGACGTACTGGGCAAGCCCGCTCTTCAACGGCAATACCGATTACAGCGGGTTTGTAAACCACGAAGGCGCTCCGTTCTTCAACCAGAAGTTCGAACCTTCACGATGGGATAGCGCCGCCAACGCCTGCAGGAAGGCGATCGAAATTTGTGCAGCCGCTGGCCACAGGTTGTATAAGATTTCCGACTATGAAGCCGTGAATTCCAAATTCCTTTCAGACACCACAATGTTGATCAATACGCTGCGCAGTTCGGTGACGCAGCGCTGGAACCCCGAGATCATCTGGGCCAACTCTTCCTATCCGGCCAACTGGAACTACCAGATCACCGCCCTTGCGCGCGTGGAAGGCGGTACCTCCACGCCGTCTGGCAATACAGGCATCCTGAGCGTACCGCTGTCTACCGTGGAACAGTTTTATTCCGACAAGGGAGTGCCTATCAACGAAGACGTTACGTTCCCTTATTCCACCCGCTACAACATCCGTGTGGGAGATGCAGCCCATAACCTGTTTATCGCCCAAAACGAAAAATCGGCGTCGATGAACTTCGATCGGGAAATGCGTTTCTATTCTTCTCTTGGCTTTGACCGTGGCCGCTGGTACGGAAATACCCATCTCGTTACCACGGAAGAAAACACACCGTTCCCCAAAAACCGCTTCGGAGAATTTTCATCGGTGTTCAACCCCGGGGAGTACAACGCTACAGGGTATTGGCCAAAAAAGCTCGTGTCTATGAACACTACCTGGCGCGATGAAAATAGTGTTACGGAGGAAAGCTACCCTTATCCCGAAATGCGCTTCGCCGACCTGCTGCTCCTGTGCGCGGAGGCGCTCAACGAATCGAAATCGGCGCCTGATGCGGAAGTGTATCGTTATATCGACTCCGTTCGGTCGCGCGCCGGCCTGAAAGGAGTGGTGCAAAGCTGGGCGCAATACTCCAACCAGCCTAACAAACCCTTGTCCAAAGCCGGGATGCGCCAAATCATCCAGCAGGAAAGAAGGATCGAGCTGGCGGGAGAAGGTGTATACATGTGGGACAGCAACCGTTGGAAAACATCCGTCCGCGACCGGAATCGCCCCATCCAGGGATGGAACGTAAACGGGAGGGAGGCGGAAGAATATTATTCGGTAACCACCGTTTACTTCCAGCGATTTTCCTTCAGGGATTATTTTTCACCCATTCCCCAGTCTGAAATGATTAACAATCCCCTGCTCATCCAGAACCCCGGATGGTAA
- a CDS encoding DUF4959 domain-containing protein has product MKKLILLNIVFFGALQACTKKENKPISPSSGKPGIVSEVAVTNLPGGAKITYRIPNEAEVLSVKAVYTLTNGKQVEAAASMYGNELQVMGFNDEKEHEVTLYTISRAQEISDPVKCTIKPLKSPIKIATETVGIQSDFGGARFTWLNDLKTPLAFELYTPDSLGRMALARVITSSLAKDMQALRGYPPVAREFAMVIKDNYGNRSDTIFPAGRKLVPLFEERLPKGKMKIMKLANDQNFTNWEGSDQKIIDDDVTSFGHSPSSSLPAPFTIDLGVLAKVSRIVLFQRNFGDSYYNWGNPKDFDVYVKVTTPSQSGDWSEWKKIMETAIIKPSGNGSNVTDEDLNAAINGHEFTFDLGQEPVRYIRIVVKSTWGSTTFTHPAEVDVYGERK; this is encoded by the coding sequence ATGAAGAAACTGATTTTACTGAATATCGTTTTTTTTGGCGCCTTGCAGGCCTGTACCAAAAAAGAGAACAAACCCATTTCGCCGTCTTCCGGTAAACCCGGCATCGTTTCGGAAGTGGCGGTGACCAATCTGCCCGGCGGCGCCAAAATCACCTACCGGATCCCCAACGAAGCGGAAGTACTCTCTGTGAAAGCCGTGTATACGCTTACGAACGGCAAACAGGTCGAAGCGGCGGCCTCCATGTACGGAAACGAGCTCCAGGTGATGGGCTTCAACGATGAAAAAGAACATGAAGTGACCCTGTACACCATCAGCCGTGCGCAGGAAATTTCCGATCCGGTCAAATGTACCATCAAACCGCTTAAATCGCCCATCAAAATCGCTACAGAAACGGTAGGCATCCAGAGCGACTTCGGCGGCGCGCGATTCACCTGGCTCAACGATCTGAAAACGCCGCTGGCTTTCGAGCTCTATACGCCGGACTCCCTTGGCCGCATGGCACTGGCACGCGTAATTACTTCTTCGCTCGCCAAAGACATGCAGGCTTTGCGCGGATATCCGCCGGTAGCACGCGAATTCGCCATGGTGATTAAGGATAACTACGGTAACCGCTCAGACACTATCTTTCCCGCAGGCAGGAAGCTTGTGCCCCTGTTCGAGGAACGACTGCCCAAAGGCAAAATGAAGATCATGAAGCTGGCCAACGACCAGAACTTCACCAACTGGGAAGGTTCCGACCAGAAGATCATCGACGACGATGTGACCTCTTTCGGCCACTCGCCCTCTTCGTCGCTGCCCGCGCCGTTTACTATCGACCTTGGTGTATTGGCCAAAGTGAGCCGCATCGTGCTGTTCCAGCGTAATTTCGGCGACAGCTACTATAACTGGGGCAACCCCAAAGATTTCGACGTCTACGTAAAAGTGACGACGCCTTCGCAAAGCGGCGACTGGAGCGAGTGGAAGAAGATCATGGAAACGGCGATCATAAAGCCCTCCGGCAACGGCAGCAACGTTACCGACGAAGATCTCAACGCCGCCATCAACGGGCACGAATTCACGTTCGACCTCGGCCAGGAACCCGTACGCTACATCCGCATAGTGGTAAAATCCACCTGGGGTAGCACAACGTTCACCCACCCCGCGGAAGTGGACGTATACGGAGAGCGTAAATAA
- a CDS encoding DUF4998 domain-containing protein, with the protein MKYILHVFSYLCILASLASCEKFTDVHKEFIKDGEIIYAVRPDSVAFIAGKERLMMRLWMINGQNIKNIIVLWNGRQDSLVLAAKLKTGRDSIDVMINGLVEKNYSFDIYAVDNFGHRSLTYTTFGATYGAQYTALLQNRRIKKMALYETAAAIDWFAPAENMIFNELKFKNRRGTDTVVRFPADDFTVNIDAAGSTPFQYRSLYIPEAEAIDTFATAWASDVLPEYFTFDRSNWEVLAVSDETASDGGGKATLIDGDHGTYWHSQWGPDIALPHWAIIDMKSVKNISYFTIYRRNNNTNTKSVELYVGNSSDPNGTWTLAASGTFASGNQMTINNTTGATGRYLKMLLPDSNNPPFTSVAEIYMYGK; encoded by the coding sequence ATGAAATATATACTGCATGTTTTCTCGTATTTGTGCATCCTGGCTTCGCTCGCTTCCTGCGAAAAGTTCACGGACGTACACAAGGAATTCATAAAAGATGGCGAGATCATTTACGCCGTAAGGCCGGATTCCGTGGCATTCATCGCCGGAAAGGAAAGGCTGATGATGCGGCTGTGGATGATAAACGGCCAGAATATCAAGAATATCATCGTTTTGTGGAACGGCCGGCAGGATTCCCTGGTGTTGGCCGCGAAGCTGAAAACGGGCCGCGACAGCATCGACGTGATGATAAACGGGCTGGTAGAAAAAAACTACTCTTTCGACATATACGCCGTAGATAATTTCGGCCATCGTTCCCTTACCTACACTACGTTTGGTGCCACTTACGGTGCTCAGTACACAGCGTTGCTGCAGAACCGCCGTATCAAGAAAATGGCGCTTTACGAGACGGCAGCGGCCATCGACTGGTTTGCCCCGGCAGAAAACATGATCTTCAATGAATTGAAATTCAAGAACCGCCGCGGAACAGATACCGTGGTGCGTTTCCCGGCAGACGATTTTACGGTTAACATCGACGCGGCGGGCAGCACCCCGTTCCAGTACCGCTCACTGTACATCCCCGAAGCAGAAGCGATCGATACTTTCGCCACCGCCTGGGCATCCGATGTGCTGCCGGAGTATTTCACCTTCGACCGGTCCAACTGGGAAGTGCTCGCCGTATCTGATGAAACCGCATCTGACGGCGGCGGAAAGGCGACGCTGATAGACGGCGACCACGGTACCTACTGGCATTCCCAATGGGGGCCGGACATCGCTTTGCCCCACTGGGCGATCATCGACATGAAATCGGTGAAGAACATTTCCTATTTCACCATTTATCGCCGTAACAATAATACCAACACGAAATCCGTGGAGCTGTACGTCGGTAACAGCAGCGATCCCAACGGTACGTGGACGCTGGCGGCCTCGGGCACGTTCGCGTCCGGCAACCAGATGACGATCAACAATACCACGGGAGCCACGGGGCGCTACCTGAAAATGCTGCTCCCCGACAGTAACAACCCGCCCTTCACCAGCGTGGCGGAAATCTACATGTATGGAAAGTAA
- a CDS encoding IlvD/Edd family dehydratase produces the protein MEKQLRSRQWFGKKGKDGFIYRAWMRNQGIPDDQFRGKPVIGICNTWSELTPCNAHFRELAESVKRGIIEAGGFPLEFPVMSLGETLMKPTAMLYRNLASMEVEEAIRANPLDGVVLMCGCDKTTPSLVMGACSVDVPAIVISGGAMLTGKFRGRDIGTSDLWRFSEDVRSGVMSEEELNEAEAGMCRSRGHCAVMGTASSMACMVEALGLSLPGNAAIPAADANRKVLAQLTGRRIVEMVHEDLKPSDILTREAFENAIAVNAAIGGSTNFVIHLLAIAGRVGVPLELEDFDRFSRQVPLIANLQPSGRYFMEDLYYAGGLPAVMKQIAEKLHGGCTTANGKSIAENIRTAKSWDTNVIAMADAPVNPQSGIVVLRGNLCENGAIIKPSAATPALMQHRGKAVVFRDIEDYKQRINDPALDVDANSVLVLQHAGPKGYPGMPEVGNLGLPAKLLQQGVTDMVRISDGRMSGTGFGTVVLHVSPEAAENGTFSLVESGDWISLDVENRRLELEVDDIELAERRKRKAAFQSPYTRGYVRLFVEHVEQADKGADFDFLKGSSGSQVTRDSH, from the coding sequence ATGGAAAAACAACTCAGGAGCCGGCAGTGGTTCGGGAAGAAAGGGAAAGACGGGTTTATCTACCGCGCCTGGATGCGTAACCAGGGCATCCCGGACGATCAGTTCCGCGGAAAGCCCGTTATCGGCATCTGCAATACCTGGTCGGAGCTGACGCCCTGTAACGCGCATTTCCGCGAACTGGCGGAGTCGGTAAAGCGCGGCATCATCGAAGCGGGCGGTTTTCCGCTGGAATTCCCGGTCATGTCGCTCGGCGAAACGCTCATGAAACCCACCGCCATGCTGTACCGCAACCTCGCCAGCATGGAAGTGGAAGAGGCCATCCGCGCCAATCCGCTGGACGGGGTGGTGCTGATGTGCGGCTGCGACAAAACGACGCCTTCCCTCGTCATGGGCGCCTGCAGCGTGGATGTGCCGGCCATCGTCATTTCCGGCGGCGCCATGCTCACGGGCAAGTTCAGGGGGCGGGATATCGGGACCAGCGACCTGTGGCGGTTTTCGGAAGATGTAAGGTCGGGCGTGATGAGCGAGGAGGAACTGAACGAGGCGGAAGCCGGGATGTGCCGCAGCCGGGGGCATTGCGCCGTGATGGGCACCGCCTCCTCGATGGCCTGCATGGTGGAGGCTTTGGGGCTCTCGCTGCCAGGGAACGCCGCTATTCCCGCCGCAGACGCCAACCGCAAGGTGCTCGCACAGCTCACGGGCAGGCGGATCGTGGAAATGGTACATGAAGACCTGAAACCTTCCGATATCCTCACCCGCGAAGCGTTCGAGAACGCCATCGCCGTAAACGCCGCCATCGGAGGTTCTACCAACTTCGTCATTCACCTGCTGGCCATCGCGGGGAGGGTAGGCGTGCCGCTGGAACTGGAGGATTTCGACCGCTTTTCGCGCCAGGTCCCGCTCATCGCCAATCTCCAGCCGTCCGGCCGGTATTTCATGGAAGACCTCTATTACGCCGGTGGCTTGCCGGCCGTGATGAAGCAGATAGCAGAAAAATTGCACGGCGGATGTACAACCGCCAACGGAAAATCCATCGCGGAAAACATCCGTACGGCCAAAAGTTGGGACACGAACGTCATCGCCATGGCGGATGCGCCCGTGAACCCGCAATCAGGGATCGTGGTGCTGCGGGGTAACCTTTGCGAGAACGGCGCCATCATCAAGCCGTCTGCCGCTACGCCGGCGCTGATGCAACACCGCGGAAAAGCGGTCGTATTCCGCGATATCGAAGATTACAAGCAGCGGATCAACGACCCCGCGCTGGATGTGGACGCAAACAGTGTGCTGGTATTGCAGCACGCCGGTCCGAAAGGCTACCCGGGCATGCCGGAAGTCGGCAACCTGGGGCTGCCCGCAAAATTGCTGCAGCAGGGGGTGACGGATATGGTCCGTATTTCGGACGGGCGCATGAGCGGAACGGGGTTCGGCACGGTAGTGCTCCACGTTTCCCCCGAAGCAGCCGAAAACGGCACTTTCTCGCTCGTCGAATCCGGCGACTGGATTTCGCTGGACGTGGAAAACAGGCGCCTGGAGTTGGAAGTGGATGATATCGAATTAGCGGAAAGGCGGAAGAGGAAAGCCGCCTTCCAGAGCCCCTACACCCGCGGCTACGTCCGGCTTTTCGTGGAACATGTGGAGCAGGCGGACAAAGGCGCGGATTTCGATTTTCTCAAAGGAAGCTCCGGCAGCCAGGTAACGCGGGATTCCCATTAA
- a CDS encoding SDR family oxidoreductase has product MDFKHKTAIVTGAGSGIGFEMCRQLAHHGATVFLNDVDAALCREAAGKISAEYGHCFPVPGDSGHEGFVNELVKAAVEQTGRLDIAIANAGITLFGEFLSYPAESLFRVLQLNIGGTFFLAQAAARQMIGQGSGGALLFTSSVTGHQAHKNLAAYSMTKAALEMLAKNLVAEVSGFGIRVNTVAPGATLTERTTTEPDYEAVWSRITPMGRPASVQDIAHAALFLVSDQARHITGQSLVVDGGWTATSPSPY; this is encoded by the coding sequence ATGGACTTCAAGCATAAAACAGCCATCGTCACCGGCGCAGGCAGCGGGATCGGTTTTGAAATGTGCCGGCAACTGGCGCATCACGGCGCTACGGTATTCCTCAATGATGTCGATGCCGCGCTTTGCCGCGAAGCCGCCGGGAAGATCAGCGCGGAATACGGACATTGCTTTCCCGTTCCGGGAGATTCGGGCCACGAGGGATTTGTCAACGAGCTGGTAAAAGCCGCCGTGGAGCAAACCGGCCGGCTGGATATCGCCATCGCCAATGCGGGGATCACCCTGTTCGGGGAATTCCTTTCCTATCCTGCGGAATCGCTGTTCCGGGTGTTGCAGCTCAATATCGGGGGCACTTTCTTTCTCGCCCAGGCTGCCGCCCGGCAAATGATCGGCCAGGGGAGCGGAGGCGCTTTGCTGTTCACTTCTTCCGTGACCGGCCACCAGGCCCATAAAAACCTCGCGGCCTATTCCATGACCAAAGCCGCACTGGAAATGCTGGCGAAGAACCTCGTGGCCGAAGTCTCCGGTTTCGGCATCCGCGTCAACACCGTGGCCCCCGGCGCCACGCTCACGGAACGGACCACCACAGAACCGGATTATGAAGCGGTATGGTCGCGCATTACGCCCATGGGCCGGCCCGCCAGCGTGCAGGACATCGCCCATGCCGCGCTGTTCCTCGTTTCCGACCAGGCACGCCATATCACCGGCCAGAGCCTCGTGGTGGATGGCGGGTGGACGGCCACCAGTCCTTCCCCATATTGA